One Bacteroidales bacterium genomic window, TTACAGCAATATCTAACGAATAATGGCTCTCAAGAAATTCAAACCAACCACACCGGGTCAGCGCTTTAAAGTAGCGAGCGCGTTCGACGATATCACCACCTCGGTGCCAGAGAAGAGTTTACTCGAACCTCAAGGCAAATCAGGTGGCAGGAACAATGAGGGAAAAATGACCATGAGGTACATGGGTGGTGGTCATAAGCAACAATACCGCATCATTGATTTTAAACGCGATAAGGAAAATATTCCCGCTGTTGTTAAAACCATAGAATATGACCCTAACCGTACAGCCCGTATTGCTTTACTGCATTATGCCGATGGTGAGAAACGTTATATTGTAGCTCCTCATGGACTAAAGGTTGAACAGGAAATTATAGCTGGTAAAGGAGCTTCTCCCGAAATTGGCAACACACTATACCTTAGTGAAATTCCTTTCGGAACGATGATTCATAATATTGAACTTCGTCCTGGTCAGGGTGCAAAAATGGCTCGTAGTGCCGGTTCAGGTGCTCAGCTGATGTCACGCGACGGTAAGTTTGCCGTAGTTAAGATGCCTTCAGGTGAAACCAGGCTGATCCTTCAGTCTTGCAAAGCAACTATTGGTATTGTTTCTAATGGTGACCATAGTCTCGAATCATCAGGTAAAGCTGGTCGTTCCAGATGGCTGGGCCGCAGACCAAGAGTACGTGGTGTTGTTATGAATCCAGTGGATCACCCAATGGGTGGTGGTGAAGGCCGTGCAACCGGTGGACATCCACGTACACGTAAGGGTATGCCAGCTAAGGGATACAAGACACGTTCGAAAACCAAAGCTTCGAACAAATATATTATCGAAAGAAGGAAGAAGTAACCTAATAAATAAATTACCATGAGCCGTTCACTCAAAAAAGGGCCCTTCATAGAGTATAAACTGGAAAAGAAAATACTCGATCTGGTTGAAAATAAGAAGAAAGTCGTTATAAAGACCTGGTCGAGGGCATCAACCATCACACCAGACTTCGTTGGCCAAACAGTTGCCGTTCACAATGGTAACAAATTCATCCCGGTTTATGTAACCGAAAACATGGTAGGCCATAAATTAGGCGAATTTGCACCTACACGTATATTCAGAGGTCACGCCGGAAGTAATAAAGGTAAGAAGTAAATAAGAGCAAGCAACAATGGGAGCACGTAAACATAATACAGCTGAACAAAACAAAGAAGCGAAAAAGAAGCTCTATTTCGCAAAGCTGAACAATTGCCCGTCATCGCCTAGGAAAATGAGGCTCGTAGCTGAATTGATCAAAGGTAAAAATGTTGAACTGGCACTTAATATCCTTCAGCATACACCTAATTATGCTTCTGAGAAGCTTTTCAAACTGCTGAAATCAGCAATTGCTAACTGGCAGCAGAAGAATGAAGGTGTTCGCATGGAAGACAGCCACTTATTTGTGAGCCAGGTAATGGTTGATGAAGGAAGAATGCTGAAGAGGGTTCAACCTGCACCTCAAGGTCGTGCACACCGCATCCGCAAGCGTTCAAATCACGTAACAGTGATCATCGAAAGCCGCGTTAGTCAAGAAGAAACCAAAGTAGTAACCAAATAATCACAAAGCCTAATGGGAAATAAGACAAATCCGATCGGCAACAGGTTAGGAATCATCAAAGGATGGGATTCGAACTGGTACGGAGGCAAGAAATTTGAGAATAAGCTTGTTGAAGACGATAAGATCCGCAAGTACCTGAATGCCCGTCTGGCAAAAGCCGGGATTTCACGAATCATCATTGAGCGTACTCTCAAACTGGTTACGGTTACCATTAATACAGCCCGTCCCGGTATCATTATCGGTAAAGCAGGTCAGGAAGTTGATAAACTAAAGGAAGAGCTCAAGAAACTCACAGGAAAAGAAGTTCAGATTAATATCTCTGAAATTAAACGTCCTGAGCTTGATGCGATCATCGTTGGCAATGCAATTGCAAAGCAGATTGAAGGACGTATCTCTTATCGTCGGGCTATCAAAACTGCCATGGCATCAGCCATCAGGATTGGTGCTGAAGGTATTAAAGTTCAGATCTCTGGTCGTTTAGGCGGAGCTGAAATGGCACGCCGTGAGCAATTCAAAGAAGGACGTATTCCTTTGCATACACTCAGGGCAGATATTGATTATGCAATTGCAGAAGCACATACTACCTATGGACGTATCGGTGTTAAAACCTTTATCTGCAAGGGTGAGATTTATGGAAAAGTGGACCTCGTTCCTGGAACTGAAAATGTTATCAAGGACAAGGCTCCTGCAAGTCAGGGTGGAAGGCCTAACAAACCAGGCCGTTCAGATGATCGCAGGGGTGGTGGAAACCGTCCGCGTGGAAAGAAATAATTGGTAAATAGAAGTCTAATCATCATATTCAGTAATAGCGATGTTACAGCCTAAAAGAACAAAATTCCGGAAGCAGCAGAAGGGTAAAATGAAAGGCAATGCCAAACGAGGATCAGAATTGGCATTTGGATCTTTTGGAATCAAGACCCTCGAAGAGACCTGGCTTACAGGAAGGCAGATCGAAGCAGCCCGTCAGGCAATCACCCGTCACATGAAACGTGAAGGTCAGCTCTGGATCAGGGTATTCCCCGATAAACCTGTTACTAAGAAACCTGCAGAGGTGCGTATGGGTAAGGGTAAGGGAGCTCCTGAATATTTCGTTGCCCGTATCACTCCTGGTCGTCTGCTTTTTGAAATTGAAGGAGTAACAGCAGAAGTAGCTAAAGAAGCTATGAGGCTAGGAGCACAGAAATTGCCTGTAATGACTAAGTTCGTTACTCGCAGGGATTATGTGGAAGAGTTGGCATAAGGAATGCGCTGAAAAAGAAGAAAGTTGCTAATCGTACAATAAACGTAAAATGAAACAGGAAGTTATCCGTGAACTGTCGACTCCCGAGCTAATGGAAAGGCTTGAGGACGAACGCATTCAGCTTAGCAGGCTTAAAATGAACCATGCTATTTCTCCTCTCGAGAACCCCAACAAAATTAAAGCATACCGTAAAACTGTTGCCAGGTTAACTACTGAAGTTACAAGGCGTCAGAATGAAGCGGCCGGCGCAACCAAGCCAAATAACAAGTAATTCGCTTAGCAATGGAAGAAAGAAACCTTAGAAAAGAAAAAGTTGGTGTTGTCATCAGCAACAAGATGGAGAAATCCATTGTTGTCCAGGTTGAAAGGCGTGTAAAACACCCGAAATACGGAAAGTTCGTAAAGAAAACTTCCACTTTCGCAGCTCATGATGAAAAGAATGATTGTGGTATTGGAGATACAGTTCGTATTTCTGAAACCCGTCCTCTGAGCAAGACAAAATGTTGGAGATTAGTTGAAATTATTGAAAGAGCTAAATAATTATGATACAGCAGGAATCAAGACTAACAGTTGCCGATAACAGTGGTGCTAAAGAAGTTCTTTGCATCCGGGTGCTTGGTGGAACACGCAAGCATTATGCCTCTGTGGGTGATAAAATCATCGTTTCGGTGAAAAATGCCCTTCCTTCCGGCAATATTAAAAAAGGTACTGTTGCAAAAGCAGTAGTAGTCCGCACCAAGAAAGAGATACGTCGTGTAGATGGTTCCTACATCCGTTTCGATGACAATGCTGTGGTCCTCCTGAATAACGGCGGTGAAATGATCGGAACCCGTATTTTCGGACCGGTTGCCAGGGAACTCAGGGAAAAACAGTATATGAAGATTGTTTCACTTGCACCCGAAGTGCTTTAATCAATAAGGAATACAGAATATGAAACTTCATATCAGAAAAGGTGACAATGTGATGGTCATCGCGGGCGATTCAAAAGGCCGCACAGGAAAGGTACTGGAAGTGGAAGTTGAGAAATACAGGGCCATCGTTGAAAACGTGAACCTGGCAACCAAACATACCAAACCTAATGCCAAGAATACTAAAGGCGGTTTGGTAAAACAGGAAATGCCTATCCACATTTCTAACCTTATGTTGGTTGATGCCAGTGGTAAACCAACACGCGTCGGGAGAAA contains:
- the rplV gene encoding 50S ribosomal protein L22, with the translated sequence MGARKHNTAEQNKEAKKKLYFAKLNNCPSSPRKMRLVAELIKGKNVELALNILQHTPNYASEKLFKLLKSAIANWQQKNEGVRMEDSHLFVSQVMVDEGRMLKRVQPAPQGRAHRIRKRSNHVTVIIESRVSQEETKVVTK
- the rplB gene encoding 50S ribosomal protein L2 — protein: MALKKFKPTTPGQRFKVASAFDDITTSVPEKSLLEPQGKSGGRNNEGKMTMRYMGGGHKQQYRIIDFKRDKENIPAVVKTIEYDPNRTARIALLHYADGEKRYIVAPHGLKVEQEIIAGKGASPEIGNTLYLSEIPFGTMIHNIELRPGQGAKMARSAGSGAQLMSRDGKFAVVKMPSGETRLILQSCKATIGIVSNGDHSLESSGKAGRSRWLGRRPRVRGVVMNPVDHPMGGGEGRATGGHPRTRKGMPAKGYKTRSKTKASNKYIIERRKK
- the rplN gene encoding 50S ribosomal protein L14; this encodes MIQQESRLTVADNSGAKEVLCIRVLGGTRKHYASVGDKIIVSVKNALPSGNIKKGTVAKAVVVRTKKEIRRVDGSYIRFDDNAVVLLNNGGEMIGTRIFGPVARELREKQYMKIVSLAPEVL
- the rpsS gene encoding 30S ribosomal protein S19 gives rise to the protein MSRSLKKGPFIEYKLEKKILDLVENKKKVVIKTWSRASTITPDFVGQTVAVHNGNKFIPVYVTENMVGHKLGEFAPTRIFRGHAGSNKGKK
- the rpmC gene encoding 50S ribosomal protein L29 is translated as MKQEVIRELSTPELMERLEDERIQLSRLKMNHAISPLENPNKIKAYRKTVARLTTEVTRRQNEAAGATKPNNK
- the rpsC gene encoding 30S ribosomal protein S3 gives rise to the protein MGNKTNPIGNRLGIIKGWDSNWYGGKKFENKLVEDDKIRKYLNARLAKAGISRIIIERTLKLVTVTINTARPGIIIGKAGQEVDKLKEELKKLTGKEVQINISEIKRPELDAIIVGNAIAKQIEGRISYRRAIKTAMASAIRIGAEGIKVQISGRLGGAEMARREQFKEGRIPLHTLRADIDYAIAEAHTTYGRIGVKTFICKGEIYGKVDLVPGTENVIKDKAPASQGGRPNKPGRSDDRRGGGNRPRGKK
- the rpsQ gene encoding 30S ribosomal protein S17 codes for the protein MEERNLRKEKVGVVISNKMEKSIVVQVERRVKHPKYGKFVKKTSTFAAHDEKNDCGIGDTVRISETRPLSKTKCWRLVEIIERAK
- the rplX gene encoding 50S ribosomal protein L24; this translates as MKLHIRKGDNVMVIAGDSKGRTGKVLEVEVEKYRAIVENVNLATKHTKPNAKNTKGGLVKQEMPIHISNLMLVDASGKPTRVGRKTDPKSNKSVRVSKKSGEVIK
- the rplP gene encoding 50S ribosomal protein L16, encoding MLQPKRTKFRKQQKGKMKGNAKRGSELAFGSFGIKTLEETWLTGRQIEAARQAITRHMKREGQLWIRVFPDKPVTKKPAEVRMGKGKGAPEYFVARITPGRLLFEIEGVTAEVAKEAMRLGAQKLPVMTKFVTRRDYVEELA